A single region of the Aquipuribacter hungaricus genome encodes:
- a CDS encoding fasciclin domain-containing protein, whose protein sequence is TDVLTGGPFTVFDPVHDPTRTELEQQLREDPTTLQFLLDYHVVPGQALPPRELLAAAGASEGGAVATLQGWELTAFAPADGSAELVLSEDAVIPLCSGITTADATLYLVPQVMHPAGDYTVPGTE, encoded by the coding sequence CACCGACGTCCTCACCGGCGGCCCCTTCACGGTCTTCGACCCGGTCCACGACCCGACCCGCACCGAGCTGGAGCAGCAGCTGCGCGAGGACCCGACGACCCTGCAGTTCCTGCTGGACTACCACGTGGTGCCAGGCCAGGCCCTGCCACCACGAGAGCTCCTGGCCGCCGCCGGGGCATCCGAGGGCGGCGCCGTGGCGACGCTGCAGGGCTGGGAGCTCACCGCCTTCGCCCCGGCCGACGGCTCGGCCGAGCTGGTCCTCAGCGAGGACGCCGTGATCCCGCTCTGCAGCGGCATCACCACCGCGGACGCCACGCTGTACCTGGTACCCCAGGTCATGCACCCGGCCGGGG